Proteins encoded together in one Campylobacter peloridis LMG 23910 window:
- a CDS encoding lipase family protein: MKTQINNLKDYAELAQASYFYFDFLNTRNIFELDSNQEKIQEENSIRGYREIKVNLEHVVSQKYKDKKVLINLRQDNDWQSKILNFFDEKTNFDKLNGEFGELQARNFSQRYEVQFHQPNTTSGFSATLFYDKEKDKFVVGFRGTEADNFISSIQDIAQDITLSLNGNLQSSSLLEFLEQVNKIIKNKHKSIIFVGHSLGGYLAQMALIYCDIKYKDKLSFSPNEVYTFNAPSVYGWNFPNIAINPNTIKIMQDLLGKYTIDISEKITHIYDNGKIEIIASAQYGSHNRLPIYTGKDSHSIIPLTQTLYFYSYLLELDANHNKVKDKSFSECIEYLNHFMKNIQIYTETFVLKNNAINNKNFALKNGPLGLLRSSPEKINHFEYFLSLIATIMQETNGILEEVGDNYYTSYKAPTISQTKIIDFILKAHEKEKYILILDKNDFNKYRKDCSFINNQENLAHKIAIGEFRIFIVVYKDMKCLENINNITKIYRYNSKSYKIKDQIWDEQYLGGVCKISQALYFNGKAKIGII; encoded by the coding sequence ATGAAAACTCAAATCAATAATTTAAAAGATTATGCAGAACTTGCACAAGCTAGTTATTTTTATTTTGATTTTTTAAATACTAGAAATATATTTGAGTTAGATTCTAATCAAGAAAAAATTCAAGAAGAAAATTCTATTAGAGGTTATAGAGAAATAAAAGTAAATTTAGAACATGTTGTCAGTCAAAAATATAAAGATAAAAAAGTATTGATTAATTTAAGACAAGATAATGATTGGCAATCAAAAATATTAAATTTCTTTGATGAAAAGACAAATTTTGATAAACTAAATGGAGAATTTGGAGAATTACAAGCTAGGAATTTCTCTCAAAGATATGAGGTTCAATTTCATCAGCCTAACACTACAAGTGGCTTTAGTGCTACTTTGTTTTATGATAAAGAAAAAGATAAATTTGTGGTAGGATTTAGGGGAACTGAAGCTGATAATTTTATTAGCTCGATTCAAGATATAGCTCAAGACATAACTCTATCCCTCAATGGCAATCTCCAATCTTCTTCTCTTTTAGAATTTTTAGAACAAGTAAATAAAATAATCAAAAATAAACACAAAAGCATTATATTTGTAGGACATTCATTGGGTGGGTATTTAGCTCAAATGGCTTTGATATATTGCGATATTAAATATAAAGATAAATTATCTTTTAGTCCTAATGAAGTTTATACCTTTAATGCCCCTAGTGTTTATGGTTGGAATTTTCCTAATATAGCTATCAACCCTAATACAATAAAAATTATGCAAGATCTTTTAGGAAAATACACTATAGATATTTCAGAAAAAATCACTCATATTTATGATAATGGTAAAATTGAAATCATCGCTTCTGCTCAATATGGCTCACACAATAGACTGCCTATCTATACGGGTAAAGATTCTCACTCCATAATCCCCCTAACTCAAACTCTTTACTTCTACTCCTATCTTTTAGAATTAGATGCTAACCATAACAAAGTCAAAGATAAAAGTTTTAGTGAATGTATAGAGTATCTTAATCATTTTATGAAAAATATTCAAATATATACAGAAACTTTTGTGTTAAAAAATAATGCTATTAATAATAAAAATTTCGCTCTTAAAAATGGACCTCTTGGGCTTTTAAGAAGCTCTCCAGAAAAAATCAACCATTTTGAATATTTTCTTTCATTAATAGCCACCATAATGCAAGAAACAAATGGTATTTTAGAAGAGGTTGGAGATAATTATTATACAAGCTACAAAGCTCCTACCATTAGTCAAACAAAAATCATAGATTTTATTTTAAAAGCACATGAAAAAGAAAAATATATTTTAATTCTTGATAAAAATGATTTTAATAAATACAGAAAAGATTGTTCCTTTATTAATAATCAAGAAAATTTAGCTCATAAAATTGCCATTGGGGAATTTAGAATTTTCATTGTAGTTTATAAAGATATGAAATGTCTTGAAAATATTAATAATATAACAAAAATATACAGATATAATTCAAAAAGTTATAAAATAAAAGATCAAATTTGGGATGAGCAATATTTAGGTGGAGTTTGTAAAATATCACAAGCTTTGTATTTTAATGGAAAAGCTAAAATAGGTATTATTTAG
- a CDS encoding diadenosine tetraphosphate hydrolase, giving the protein MNPKELISQIKDYADIADASYAMLDLIDENDEKGFNSMLNIKTKFYLYQGI; this is encoded by the coding sequence ATGAACCCTAAAGAACTTATTTCTCAAATCAAAGACTATGCTGATATAGCAGATGCTAGTTATGCTATGCTTGATTTAATCGATGAGAATGATGAAAAAGGTTTTAATAGTATGTTAAATATAAAAACTAAATTTTACTTATACCAAGGTATTTGA
- a CDS encoding tRNA 2-selenouridine synthase, producing MGSIKNHRKKFPQVLSNGCKYYRNDYNYKIGESNFNFKDKPEFAYYEDQFKAYMGEENYKKLRPYLGMTTYYVCEGKKYPVVFATMIDYKVKSYGLFGDEGRGFSFSSISRKSAGGGSFHYFTNGKFVKSDEKYTGQSY from the coding sequence TTGGGATCAATTAAAAATCATAGAAAAAAATTCCCTCAAGTCCTTTCTAATGGTTGTAAATATTATCGTAATGATTATAATTATAAAATAGGAGAATCAAACTTCAACTTCAAAGATAAACCCGAATTTGCATACTATGAAGATCAATTTAAAGCATATATGGGTGAAGAAAACTATAAAAAATTAAGACCTTATTTAGGTATGACAACTTATTATGTGTGTGAGGGTAAAAAATATCCTGTTGTTTTTGCTACTATGATAGATTATAAAGTAAAAAGCTATGGATTGTTTGGAGATGAAGGAAGAGGATTTAGCTTTTCTAGTATTAGTCGTAAAAGTGCAGGAGGAGGATCTTTTCATTATTTTACTAATGGTAAATTTGTAAAAAGTGATGAAAAATATACAGGACAAAGTTACTGA
- a CDS encoding Mbeg1-like protein produces MKELINNLRDYAELAQASYFNFMYINNDEREMDSYKIGQNRFPKDKDNIENLEYTKTLSKKYKDYFIYDDSIALYPTLNGEFGEIQAKNFAKKYEIKFHQPNTASGFSATLFYDKEKDKFVVGFRGTEGLWSMDTLADIGLTFGKGDFQLNALKQFLLDIAPILNKVDSNNIIFIGHSLGGYLAVIAMQFCDTIDRSLNTQFNAIKFMASQVYTFNSPAIDEIDNMLMRALAALLDKNIMEQVLNPQKVYCVYDSGGINIIASAQYGSHNRLPIYTGKDSHSIIPLTQTLYFYSYLLELDANHNKVKDKSFSECIEYLNHFMKNIQIYTETFVLKNNAINNKNFALKNGPLGLLRSSPEKINHFEYFLSLIATIMQETNGILEEVGDNYYTSYKAPTISQTKIIDFILKAHEKEKYILILDKNDFNKYRKDCSFINNQENLAHKIAIGEFRIFIVVYKDMKCLENINNITKIYRYNSKSYKIKDQIWDEQYLGGVCKISQALYFNGKAKIGII; encoded by the coding sequence ATGAAAGAATTAATCAACAATCTAAGAGACTATGCCGAGTTGGCTCAAGCAAGTTATTTTAACTTTATGTATATCAATAACGATGAGCGAGAAATGGATAGTTATAAAATAGGGCAAAATAGATTCCCTAAAGATAAAGACAATATAGAAAATTTAGAATATACAAAGACCTTATCTAAAAAATATAAAGATTATTTTATTTATGATGATTCCATTGCACTATATCCGACACTTAATGGAGAATTTGGGGAGATTCAAGCTAAAAACTTTGCTAAAAAATATGAGATTAAATTCCACCAACCAAATACGGCTTCTGGCTTTAGTGCTACTTTGTTTTATGATAAAGAAAAAGATAAGTTTGTAGTAGGGTTTAGGGGGACAGAGGGACTTTGGAGTATGGATACTTTGGCGGATATAGGGCTTACCTTTGGTAAGGGCGATTTTCAACTTAATGCTTTAAAGCAATTTTTATTAGACATAGCACCTATTTTAAACAAAGTAGATTCAAATAATATTATTTTTATAGGGCATTCTTTAGGCGGATATTTAGCAGTTATAGCAATGCAATTTTGCGATACTATTGATAGGAGCTTAAATACACAATTTAATGCAATCAAATTTATGGCATCGCAAGTCTATACTTTTAATTCTCCTGCTATTGATGAGATTGATAATATGCTAATGCGGGCTTTGGCAGCATTATTAGATAAAAATATTATGGAGCAAGTCTTAAATCCCCAAAAAGTATATTGTGTCTATGACAGCGGTGGTATAAATATCATCGCTTCTGCTCAATATGGCTCACACAATAGACTGCCTATCTATACGGGTAAAGATTCTCACTCCATAATCCCCCTAACTCAAACTCTTTACTTCTACTCCTATCTTTTAGAATTAGATGCTAACCATAACAAAGTCAAAGATAAAAGTTTTAGTGAATGTATAGAGTATCTTAATCATTTTATGAAAAATATTCAAATATATACAGAAACTTTTGTGTTAAAAAATAATGCTATTAATAATAAAAATTTCGCTCTTAAAAATGGACCTCTTGGGCTTTTAAGAAGCTCTCCAGAAAAAATCAACCATTTTGAATATTTTCTTTCATTAATAGCCACCATAATGCAAGAAACAAATGGTATTTTAGAAGAGGTTGGAGATAATTATTATACAAGCTACAAAGCTCCTACCATTAGTCAAACAAAAATCATAGATTTTATTTTAAAAGCACATGAAAAAGAAAAATATATTTTAATTCTTGATAAAAATGATTTTAATAAATACAGAAAAGATTGTTCCTTTATTAATAATCAAGAAAATTTAGCTCATAAAATTGCCATTGGGGAATTTAGAATTTTCATTGTAGTTTATAAAGATATGAAATGTCTTGAAAATATTAATAATATAACAAAAATATACAGATATAATTCAAAAAGTTATAAAATAAAAGATCAAATTTGGGATGAGCAATATTTAGGTGGAGTTTGTAAAATATCACAAGCTTTGTATTTTAATGGAAAAGCTAAAATAGGTATTATTTAG
- a CDS encoding FtsW/RodA/SpoVE family cell cycle protein, whose protein sequence is MIKLDRRILTHFDFVQPILIFPIIAISFLLIYEANTFLAEKQLIYTLVGFAGFVFFFFLPLRKLMWLIPVLYWINIVLLLSVDIFGVERLGAKRWLEIPFTHFTIQPSEIFKPSFILMLAYLIHQNPPQENGYNLKQFLKLSFYILLPFLLIAGEPDLGTALVLLIVGFGMLFIIGVNYKIWLSIFLAIAIASPIIYSDFLKPYQKQRIHDFLAEEPSYHVKQSIIAIGSGGLNGKKADEATQTHFKFLPISTSDFIFAYTVERFGFIGAIIVILLYTLLIFHLLSLNYKLKNDYFTRVITNCIALFIFIYVAVNISMTIGFAPVVGIPMPFYSHGGSSFTTFMIFFGILQNLITFRYLAIEKAVKIKF, encoded by the coding sequence TTGATTAAGCTTGATAGAAGAATTTTAACTCATTTTGATTTTGTTCAACCTATTCTTATTTTTCCTATTATAGCTATCTCCTTTCTTTTAATTTATGAAGCAAACACATTTTTAGCAGAAAAACAGCTTATTTACACTTTGGTGGGTTTTGCTGGGTTTGTATTTTTTTTCTTCTTACCTTTAAGAAAATTAATGTGGCTTATACCGGTGTTGTATTGGATAAATATTGTTTTACTTTTAAGTGTAGATATTTTTGGCGTAGAAAGATTAGGTGCTAAAAGGTGGCTTGAAATTCCCTTTACGCATTTTACTATTCAACCATCTGAAATTTTTAAACCTTCGTTTATTTTAATGCTTGCTTATCTTATACATCAAAATCCACCCCAAGAAAATGGCTACAACTTAAAACAATTTTTAAAATTAAGTTTTTATATTTTATTGCCATTTTTACTTATAGCTGGAGAACCTGATTTAGGAACAGCCTTAGTGCTTTTAATAGTAGGTTTTGGAATGCTTTTTATTATAGGGGTAAATTATAAAATTTGGCTTTCTATATTTTTAGCTATAGCTATTGCTTCGCCTATTATCTATAGTGATTTTTTAAAACCTTATCAAAAACAAAGAATTCATGATTTCTTAGCTGAAGAGCCAAGTTATCATGTGAAACAATCCATCATTGCTATAGGAAGTGGTGGTTTAAATGGAAAAAAAGCTGATGAAGCAACACAAACGCATTTTAAATTTCTACCTATCTCTACAAGTGATTTTATTTTTGCATATACTGTAGAAAGGTTTGGTTTTATAGGAGCCATAATAGTTATTTTACTTTATACTTTGTTGATTTTTCACTTGCTTAGCTTAAACTATAAACTCAAAAATGATTATTTTACTAGAGTTATAACTAATTGCATTGCTTTATTTATATTTATTTATGTAGCTGTAAATATTTCTATGACTATAGGATTTGCACCTGTAGTTGGAATTCCGATGCCTTTTTATAGTCATGGAGGAAGCTCATTTACAACTTTTATGATATTTTTTGGTATATTACAAAATTTAATTACTTTTAGATATTTAGCTATAGAAAAAGCGGTAAAAATAAAATTCTAA
- a CDS encoding RluA family pseudouridine synthase encodes MLKISSLCEERLDIFLSKALNQSRSQILKLIKEENVFVNNKLENKASYKIKKKDEIMLLIPQIKDIKEKYIPEFNIDILYEDDDILILNKAPNIVVHGATSVKEATLVDWLLYKGYSLSNLNGECRAGLVHRLDKGTSGAILIAKNNTAHQFLAMQLLDKSMGRFYLSLCDLALKEKRMINEKAIMRCPSNRLKKITTTSFTPQAKNAKTEFINLLASDNCSLIAAKLYTGRTHQIRVHLNDFNRHILGDELYGYKGKIKYNRVMLHAYLIYFIHPKTKELMFVKAPMFDDFYQILKENFTQGEIDEKTSLDYLKFCFGF; translated from the coding sequence ATGCTAAAAATTTCATCACTCTGTGAAGAAAGATTGGATATTTTTTTATCAAAAGCATTAAATCAAAGTCGCTCTCAAATATTAAAACTTATAAAAGAAGAGAATGTTTTTGTTAATAATAAGTTAGAAAACAAAGCCTCGTATAAGATTAAAAAAAAAGATGAAATAATGCTTTTAATCCCGCAAATAAAAGATATTAAAGAAAAATATATTCCAGAATTTAATATAGATATATTATACGAAGATGATGATATTTTAATTTTAAATAAAGCACCAAATATAGTAGTTCATGGAGCAACTAGTGTTAAAGAAGCAACTTTAGTTGATTGGCTTTTGTATAAAGGTTATTCTTTATCAAATTTAAATGGCGAATGTAGAGCAGGATTGGTGCATAGACTAGATAAAGGCACAAGTGGTGCTATTTTGATAGCTAAAAATAATACTGCGCATCAGTTTTTAGCCATGCAACTTTTAGACAAAAGCATGGGTAGGTTTTATCTTTCATTGTGCGATTTGGCTTTAAAAGAAAAAAGAATGATTAATGAAAAAGCTATAATGCGTTGTCCTAGTAATAGACTTAAAAAAATTACTACAACAAGTTTTACTCCTCAAGCAAAAAATGCTAAAACAGAATTTATTAATTTATTAGCTAGTGATAATTGCTCCTTGATAGCTGCAAAATTATATACAGGAAGGACACATCAAATTAGAGTTCATTTGAATGATTTTAATCGTCATATTTTAGGTGATGAATTATACGGATATAAAGGAAAAATAAAGTATAATAGAGTAATGCTTCATGCATATTTAATTTATTTTATTCATCCAAAAACAAAAGAGCTTATGTTTGTAAAAGCTCCAATGTTTGATGATTTTTATCAAATTTTAAAAGAGAATTTTACACAAGGAGAAATAGATGAAAAAACTTCATTGGATTATCTTAAGTTCTGCTTTGGTTTTTAG
- a CDS encoding fibronectin type III domain-containing protein produces MKKLHWIILSSALVFSACSTTMSTPQVAQIDENLPKVASIKSISDITSIAFEWEPLYEQNIAGYYIYRANSIGAPMELIAKIKNKFQTHYIDTNLEPNTKYYYSMKTFNELGQISQDGVSIEVSTTRVIDAIPFVQAIVGLPNRVKIVWRPHPDVRVNSYIIERANMKDMKFKELARVKNRLSAEYIDDSLKPDESFQYRIIAMTYDGIKSMPSKIVESTTKALPPMVNNLQASKDAPRKIILTWDKIDYADFAYYKIYSSSTTFLPFSVIAKTSENTYEDIVKGIAEKRYYKVSMVDKDGLESPISNEPVEGITLGAPLAPSIILCAIEDDGIRVEWVDNDDRAKEYIVKRSGGGNSAIFKEIKSKQLKDITAVPGKVYSYEVIAIDANGIESKASDKFTAVK; encoded by the coding sequence ATGAAAAAACTTCATTGGATTATCTTAAGTTCTGCTTTGGTTTTTAGTGCTTGCAGTACTACTATGAGCACCCCTCAAGTGGCACAAATTGATGAAAATTTGCCAAAAGTTGCAAGTATAAAAAGCATTAGTGATATTACAAGTATTGCTTTTGAATGGGAGCCTTTATATGAACAAAATATAGCAGGATATTATATTTATAGAGCAAATTCTATAGGAGCACCTATGGAGTTAATTGCTAAAATTAAGAATAAATTTCAAACACATTATATTGATACTAATTTAGAGCCAAATACAAAATATTATTATTCTATGAAAACATTTAACGAACTTGGACAAATTTCTCAAGATGGAGTGAGTATTGAAGTATCTACAACTAGGGTTATTGATGCTATCCCTTTTGTACAAGCTATAGTGGGATTACCAAATCGTGTAAAAATAGTATGGAGACCACATCCTGATGTAAGAGTAAATTCATACATTATTGAGCGTGCAAATATGAAAGATATGAAATTTAAAGAACTTGCTAGGGTTAAAAATCGCTTAAGTGCAGAATATATAGATGATTCTTTAAAACCTGATGAAAGTTTTCAATATAGAATTATTGCTATGACTTATGATGGTATTAAAAGTATGCCAAGTAAAATAGTAGAATCAACCACAAAAGCTTTACCTCCTATGGTAAATAATTTACAAGCAAGTAAAGATGCACCAAGGAAAATCATATTAACTTGGGATAAAATTGATTATGCTGATTTTGCTTACTATAAAATATATTCTAGTTCTACTACTTTTTTACCTTTTAGCGTGATAGCAAAAACTTCTGAAAATACCTATGAGGATATAGTAAAAGGTATAGCTGAAAAAAGATATTATAAAGTAAGCATGGTAGATAAAGATGGATTGGAAAGTCCTATAAGCAATGAGCCTGTAGAAGGTATTACTTTGGGAGCTCCTTTAGCGCCTAGTATTATTTTATGCGCAATTGAAGATGATGGTATTAGAGTTGAATGGGTTGATAATGATGATAGGGCTAAAGAATATATAGTAAAAAGAAGTGGCGGTGGAAATAGTGCTATTTTTAAAGAGATTAAATCTAAGCAACTAAAAGATATAACCGCAGTTCCTGGAAAAGTATATAGTTATGAAGTTATTGCTATTGATGCTAATGGTATTGAATCAAAAGCTTCGGATAAATTTACAGCAGTAAAATAA
- the trmB gene encoding tRNA (guanosine(46)-N7)-methyltransferase TrmB, whose product MPNFKCKILKEIQLPFEKEGVEFLWIAKGENVDLLFTRMKQECFFLQIKKNTQKQEWLIKGEKHTKPSQIGYLQKALLVFKENFCQEIINEAVALKHTRLVQKTPLIANDLKELLKQIKDKNKIFIEIGFGSGRHLLYQARNNPDVLIIGVEIYTPALEQVAKLALNENLNNILLIETDARLLLSVIETNLIDKVFLHFPVPWDKKPHRRVVSSNFANECARIIKENGQFELRTDSFLYFDFTLEVFLNFSHLKAKIKKNENLEISSKYEDRWKKQNKDIYDLVISNFSINDPLIENKKFAIEELSFNQQELSCIKNNFKNEVFKGEDYFLHLERIYIKGDELIIKIAFGAFYKPEHIYIRLGLNQDVFIFDKPFKTKENFKALEKLREILYSYL is encoded by the coding sequence ATGCCAAATTTTAAGTGTAAAATTTTAAAAGAAATTCAACTTCCTTTTGAAAAAGAAGGGGTTGAATTTTTATGGATAGCAAAAGGTGAAAATGTAGATTTACTTTTTACGCGTATGAAGCAAGAATGCTTTTTTTTGCAAATTAAAAAAAATACCCAAAAACAAGAATGGCTTATAAAAGGTGAGAAGCATACAAAGCCATCTCAAATAGGATATTTGCAAAAAGCATTACTTGTTTTTAAGGAAAACTTCTGCCAAGAAATTATCAATGAAGCAGTGGCTTTAAAACATACAAGATTAGTTCAAAAAACTCCTTTGATTGCTAATGATTTAAAAGAATTACTTAAACAAATCAAAGATAAAAATAAAATTTTTATAGAAATAGGTTTTGGTAGTGGTAGACACTTGTTATATCAAGCTAGAAACAATCCTGATGTTTTGATTATAGGTGTAGAAATTTACACTCCAGCATTAGAGCAAGTAGCTAAATTAGCATTAAATGAAAATTTAAATAATATTTTATTGATAGAAACTGATGCAAGATTACTACTTAGTGTTATTGAGACAAATTTAATAGATAAAGTATTTTTGCATTTTCCTGTTCCTTGGGATAAAAAACCACATCGCAGGGTGGTAAGTTCAAATTTTGCTAATGAATGCGCAAGAATTATAAAAGAAAATGGCCAATTTGAGCTTAGAACAGATAGTTTTTTATATTTTGATTTTACTTTAGAGGTATTTTTAAATTTTTCACATTTAAAGGCTAAGATTAAAAAAAATGAAAATTTAGAAATTTCAAGCAAATATGAAGATCGCTGGAAAAAACAAAATAAAGATATATATGATTTAGTTATTAGTAATTTTAGTATAAATGATCCTTTGATTGAAAACAAAAAATTTGCTATAGAAGAACTATCTTTTAATCAACAAGAATTATCTTGTATAAAAAATAATTTTAAAAATGAAGTTTTTAAAGGTGAGGATTATTTTTTACATCTTGAAAGAATTTATATAAAAGGTGATGAATTGATTATTAAAATAGCTTTTGGTGCTTTTTATAAACCAGAGCATATTTATATAAGATTAGGGTTAAATCAAGATGTATTTATTTTTGATAAACCTTTTAAAACTAAGGAAAATTTTAAGGCTTTAGAAAAATTAAGAGAAATTTTGTATTCTTATCTATAA
- a CDS encoding cell division ATP-binding protein FtsE, protein MIEAKKLCLGYDELVIENANFSLKDNDFVFITGKSGSGKSTLLKSFYGDLEPISGNLKVCGENLIGISNAELLQLRQKIGIIFQDYRLIQEFSVEKNVMLPLMIKGYSKNICKEQAAKLLKHVNLTFKADKKPAQLSGGEQQRVAMARALAHNPKLLLCDEPTGNLDEYSSDIIWTLLKSARELLGTCVVVVTHRIPTNLRLDYRRFNIENGRMNEIF, encoded by the coding sequence ATGATAGAAGCTAAAAAGCTTTGTCTTGGATATGATGAGCTAGTTATAGAAAATGCTAATTTTTCTTTAAAAGATAATGATTTTGTATTTATTACAGGTAAAAGTGGTAGTGGTAAATCTACTTTGTTAAAATCCTTTTATGGTGATTTAGAACCAATTAGTGGAAATTTAAAAGTTTGTGGTGAAAATTTAATAGGAATTTCTAATGCAGAACTTTTACAACTTAGACAAAAAATAGGCATTATTTTTCAAGACTATCGTTTAATACAAGAATTTAGTGTGGAAAAAAATGTAATGTTACCATTGATGATAAAAGGTTATAGTAAAAATATATGTAAAGAACAAGCTGCGAAACTTTTAAAACATGTTAATTTAACTTTTAAAGCAGATAAAAAACCAGCACAACTTTCAGGTGGTGAGCAGCAGCGTGTTGCTATGGCAAGGGCTTTAGCACATAATCCAAAACTACTTTTGTGTGATGAGCCTACGGGTAATTTAGATGAGTATTCATCAGATATTATATGGACTTTATTAAAGTCAGCCCGAGAATTACTTGGAACTTGCGTGGTAGTTGTAACACACAGAATTCCTACAAATTTAAGACTTGATTATCGTCGTTTTAATATTGAAAATGGGAGGATGAATGAAATCTTTTAA
- a CDS encoding ABC transporter permease, with translation MKSFKNHISLIFALMVMMFAFEFLIITNKTIEHYEKLLNKDYNIILVSKSHIDKKSIQDQINHFQSLEILNPNEMLERLKNDISAKNIEVLKATLPKFYTLKLNKLLSEDEINNLKEKLLKNSNIIKVETFAKTHTKVYKLLVLTKFLLWFFLFIIILLSFVLLLKQMKIWLFEHTQRVEIMCLFGAPFWFRSFMLYKIVLIDCFIAFLILVLFFTQVYDLQSIKLALQSVDISLPKINIFIHLFMIFLAMLFVCFLCVNFVMFKVRK, from the coding sequence ATGAAATCTTTTAAAAACCATATTTCTTTAATATTTGCTTTAATGGTTATGATGTTTGCATTTGAATTTTTAATTATTACAAATAAAACTATCGAGCATTATGAAAAACTTTTAAATAAAGATTATAATATTATTTTAGTTAGTAAAAGTCATATTGATAAAAAGAGTATTCAAGATCAAATAAATCATTTTCAATCTTTAGAAATTTTAAATCCAAATGAAATGCTTGAAAGACTTAAAAATGATATTTCTGCAAAAAATATTGAAGTATTAAAAGCAACTTTGCCTAAGTTTTATACCTTAAAGCTTAATAAACTTTTATCTGAAGATGAAATAAATAATTTAAAAGAAAAGCTTTTAAAAAATTCCAATATAATCAAGGTTGAAACTTTTGCAAAAACACATACAAAGGTATATAAATTATTAGTTTTGACAAAATTTTTGCTTTGGTTTTTCTTGTTTATTATTATTTTGCTTAGTTTTGTGTTATTGCTTAAACAAATGAAAATATGGCTTTTTGAGCATACACAAAGAGTAGAGATTATGTGCTTATTTGGTGCTCCTTTTTGGTTTAGATCTTTTATGCTATACAAAATAGTTTTAATAGATTGTTTTATTGCATTTTTAATTCTTGTGTTATTTTTTACTCAAGTATATGATTTGCAGTCAATTAAATTAGCTTTACAAAGTGTGGATATAAGCTTGCCTAAAATTAATATATTTATACATTTGTTTATGATTTTTTTAGCCATGCTCTTTGTGTGTTTTTTATGTGTAAATTTTGTAATGTTTAAGGTAAGAAAATGA